Proteins encoded together in one Ipomoea triloba cultivar NCNSP0323 chromosome 4, ASM357664v1 window:
- the LOC116017866 gene encoding auxin efflux carrier component 5-like, translated as MIGGDDIYKVVVAMAPLYVAMVLGYGSIRWWHMFKPDHCDAINRFNCFFILPFFNFHFMSQVDPYTMNYPFIASDAVAKAMVVVVLVIWANFVKNGGLDWSITTFSLSTLNNTLVVGVPLMQAMYGKLGYDIVLQAAAIQALLWLTLLLFGLEFRRTRLVQISSLSAVAPPSIEMGRDLEGNAEGGETETAAVAAETAAAPANVGPSYTSLMKAVCLKLSKNPNTYACFLGLIWALIANRWHLSMPSIVDDSILIMAKAGSGIAMFSTGLFMALQDRIISCGGALTVYGLVLRFLIGPATSAIGAGLLRLHGDVLKIAIVQSALPQAVTAFIYAKEYGLHADVLSTAIIIGTIVSLPVLIGYYVVLDLLP; from the exons atgatAGGAGGGGACGACATATACAAGGTGGTGGTGGCCATGGCGCCGTTATACGTAGCGATGGTCTTAGGTTACGGTTCAATTCGGTGGTGGCACATGTTTAAACCCGATCACTGCGACGCCATTAACCGTTTCAACTGTTTCTTCATCCTCCCTTTTTTCAACTTCCATTTCATGTCCCAAGTGGACCCCTACACCATGAACTATCCGTTCATCGCCTCCGACGCGGTGGCGAAGgcgatggtggtggtggtgctgGTGATATGGGCGAATTTCGTTAAGAACGGAGGGCTAGATTGGTCAATAACCACCTTCTCGTTATCCACCCTCAACAACACGCTCGTCGTCGGCGTGCCGCTTATGCAGGCCATGTACGGGAAATTGGGCTACGATATTGTCCTCCAGGCGGCGGCGATTCAGGCGTTGCTGTGGCTGACATTGCTGTTGTTTGGGCTGGAGTTCCGGCGGACGCGGTTGGTGCAGATTTCGTCGTTGAGCGCGGTGGCGCCGCCGTCAATTGAGATGGGGAGAGATCTCGAGGGAAATGCGGAGGGTGGTGAAACTGAAAccgccgccgtcgccgccgAGACGGCGGCGGCTCCGGCCAATGTTGGGCCGTCGTACACGTCGTTGATGAAAGCTGTTTGTCTCAAACTTTCCAAGAACCCTAATACTTATGCGTGTTTTCTTGGTCTGATTTGGGCCCTCATTGCCAATAG GTGGCATTTAAGTATGCCTAGCATTGTAGACGATTCTATCTTGATCATGGCCAAGGCAGGCAGTGGTATTGCCATGTTCAGTACAG GGCTTTTCATGGCGTTGCAAGACAGAATAATATCGTGCGGTGGGGCTTTAACCGTGTACGGTTTAGTTCTCCGGTTTCTAATCGGACCGGCTACCTCGGCGATCGGTGCCGGATTGTTACGTCTGCACGGTGACGTCTTGAAAATAGCTATAGTCCAG TCTGCGTTACCGCAAGCTGTGACGGCATTCATTTACGCCAAAGAATATGGACTGCATGCCGACGTTCTCAGCACAGC GATTATCATTGGCACCATCGTTTCTTTACCCGTGTTGATCGGATATTACGTCGTTCTTGACCTCTTACCTTAA
- the LOC116014999 gene encoding auxin efflux carrier component 5-like — MIRGDDIYKVVVAMAPLYVAMVLGYGSIRWWHMFKPDHCDAINRFNCFFILPFFNFHFMSQVDPYTLNYMFIASDAVAKAMVVVALVIWANFVKNGGLDWSITTFSLSTLNNTLVVGVPLMQAMYGKLGYDLVLQAAAIQALLWFTLLLFGHEFRRTRLVQISSLSAAAHNAPPSIEMGRDLEENAEGGETETAAATPAAPTNIRPSYTSLMKAVCLKLSKNPNTYACFLGLIWALIANRWHLSMPSIVDNSILIMAKAGSGVAMFSTGLFMALQDRIISCGWALTVYGLVLRFLIGPATSAIGAGILRLHGDVLKIVIVQSALPQAVTTFIYAKEYGLHAEVLSTAIIIGTILSLPVLIGYYVVLDLLP, encoded by the exons atgataaggGGGGACGACATATACAAGGTGGTGGTGGCCATGGCGCCGCTATACGTAGCGATGGTCTTAGGTTACGGTTCAATTCGGTGGTGGCACATGTTTAAACCCGACCACTGCGACGCCATTAACCGCTTCAACTGTTTCTTCATCCTCCCTTTCTTCAACTTCCATTTCATGTCCCAAGTGGACCCCTACACCCTGAACTATATGTTCATCGCCTCCGACGCGGTGGCGAAGGCGATGGTGGTGGTGGCGCTGGTGATATGGGCGAATTTCGTTAAGAACGGAGGGCTAGATTGGTCAATAACCACTTTCTCGTTATCCACCCTCAACAACACCCTCGTCGTCGGCGTGCCGTTGATGCAAGCCATGTACGGGAAATTGGGCTATGACCTCGTCCTCCAGGCGGCGGCGATTCAGGCGTTGCTGTGGTTCACGTTGTTGCTGTTCGGGCATGAGTTCCGGCGGACGCGGTTGGTGCAGATTTCGTCGTTGAGCGCGGCGGCGCACAATGCGCCGCCGTCAATTGAGATGGGGAGAGATCTCGAGGAAAATGCGGAGGGTGGTGAAACTGAAACCGCCGCCGCGACGCCGGCGGCTCCGACCAATATTCGGCCGTCGTACACGTCGTTGATGAAAGCTGTTTGTCTCAAACTTTCCAAGAACCCTAATACTTATGCATGTTTTCTTGGTCTGATTTGGGCCCTCATTGCCAATAG GTGGCATTTAAGTATGCCTAGCATAGTAGACAACTCTATCTTGATCATGGCCAAGGCAGGCAGTGGTGTTGCCATGTTCAGTACAG GGCTTTTCATGGCGTTGCAAGACAGGATAATATCGTGCGGTTGGGCTTTAACCGTGTACGGTTTAGTTCTCCGGTTTCTAATCGGACCGGCTACCTCGGCGATTGGTGCCGGAATATTACGTCTGCACGGTGACGTATTGAAAATAGTTATAGTCCAG TCTGCATTACCGCAAGCTGTGACGACATTCATTTATGCCAAAGAATATGGATTGCATGCCGAAGTTCTCAGCACAGC GATCATCATTGGCACCATCCTTTCTTTACCCGTGTTGATCGGATATTACGTTGTTCTGGACCTTTTACCTTAA